In Erigeron canadensis isolate Cc75 chromosome 1, C_canadensis_v1, whole genome shotgun sequence, a single window of DNA contains:
- the LOC122610176 gene encoding uncharacterized protein LOC122610176: MCKSPREILFTESAAKAFPTPPRLSGKTKREPEKYCEFHRDNGHDTNNCWQLRRAIEEAINEGKLSHLVKTVQRQQKKKDDLEEKKKGPEKTIYTIVKKKTGEERPFPKAYKGNTMHITFPSIDNTRDFRDPLTIKTMLEISEVKGTSVDTGSKCDVLYEKAFWKLHPVSRMNFKRTDTLVQGYSGGTEKPIGKLTTKVTIGNGRWERTEKISFFVVQGDSPFEAILGRSGIQKFEMIPSVMHGMIKYQSNGGIGTFKTKERRITEEGHDGPHWLSWSEGPYLGRLNA; the protein is encoded by the coding sequence ATGTGTAAAAGCCCCAGGGAAATATTGTTTACTGAGTCCGCCGCGAAGGCCTTCCCAACGCCACCTAGGTTAAGCGGAAAGACCAAAAGGGAACCAGAAAAATATTGTGAGTTCCATAGAGATAATGGGCACGACACCAACAACTGCTGGCAACTCCGAAGGGCCATTGAAGAAGCAATCAACGAAGGAAAATTGTCACACTTGGTCAAGACCGTGCAGCGgcaacaaaagaagaaggatgacttggaagaaaagaaaaaaggaccAGAAAAAACCATTTATACAATCGTCAAAAAGAAAACAGGAGAAGAACGTCCGTTCCCGAAGGCATATAAGGGAAACACAATGCACATCACATTTCCTTCGATCGACAACACCCGGGACTTTCGTGACCCACTTACCATCAAAACAATGCTTGAAATCTCAGAAGTAAAGGGAACATCTGTGGACACGGGAAGCAAGTGCGATGTCCTTTACGAAAAGGCCTTTTGGAAACTACATCCTGTGTCACGGATGAATTTCAAAAGAACCGATACTCTGGTCCAAGGATATTCAGGAGGAACTGAGAAGCCCATCGGGAAGCTAACAACGAAAGTAACCATTGGAAATGGACGATGGGAACGCACAGAAAAAATATCGTTCTTCGTGGTACAAGGAGACTCACCCTTCGAAGCAATACTAGGAAGATCTGGAATTCAGAAATTTGAAATGATCCCCTCCGTAATGCATGGAATGATCAAGTACCAGTCGAATGGAGGGATCGGAACCTTTAAGACGAAAGAAAGAAGGATAACTGAAGAAGGACATGACGGGCCACATTGGCTATCGTGGAGCGAAGGACCTTACCTCGGGCGATTGAATGCGTAA